From the Gossypium hirsutum isolate 1008001.06 chromosome A02, Gossypium_hirsutum_v2.1, whole genome shotgun sequence genome, the window gctcgttaAATGAAAAGTACCCATTTTCtcattattcaagcctagccGCATAATTTTCTCTCTTataccaacccacatttttcatttattcactcATTTACACATATTTtgtacaacttttacaattaggtcctttttatcaactTCACCAATaaccacctagtaaaagttgtttatcacccatcaaactttcatattctttcattagacatcaaagcacaagcatgtcattgatgggtatatttttgaacatgaaccctagctcaaattaagggtagaaatagctaaatcgagctatgaggattttaaaaatataaagaatattaaaaacggggctcggatGCACTTACTTTTAAGCTTGAAGATTAAAataaccctagctatggcttccttatGATATTCGACCAAGGGGGATGAAGATGAAtacaaattttgactattttccccttttaattctttaaataatcaatggaccaaaatgcccttctattaaaactttgatattttatccctcctgtgtccatttttgtccataatgacatataatggtctaactaccaaataaggacttcaaatttcagatctcatcacaattaagcccttaaatcaactagaacacatgtttttcacttattgcaattCAGTCTTAATaactcaattggacaccttattggtaaaatttttcgttgatattttcacacaggcatgcatatatatcatggacctcataacattcataaaataattatatctatttcagatttgtggtctcaaaaccactgttctgactaggccctaatttgggatgttacaattctcccccttagggattttcgtcctcgaaaatcttactggtaaacaagtgtgggtattgatttctcatggcttcctcgggcccccatgtagcctcttctatccTATGCTTATGctataacacttttactaaggtGATATTcttgtttctcaactgtttgacttcccgatctaaaatcttaatcagctcttcaccataagtcatgtccggttgaATCTTAACTTCTATCGATGATATCATATGTGAGGGGTCCGATATATAACggtgcaacatagacacatggaatacatcatggatcttttccaattCCGGTGGTAAAGCCAACTGATAAGCTACTAGTCCTATACAttcggtaatctcataaggttttatgaaacgaggacttaacttgcccttcttgctgaatctcagaacctttttccatggtgatacttttaaaaataccttatcacccacttgaaactcaatttttttcttttttaaatctgCGTAAGACTTTTTTCTATCCGATGCCGCTCTCAAACAATCTTTAATTACTTTCACTTTGTCTTCGATTTCCTtaaccaagtcaaccccgtgCAATTTATTTTCCTTGAGCTCTGTCCAACACAAGGGAGTTCGACACTTCCGGCCATACAGTGCTTTATAAAGTGCCATTTTTAGGCTCgtctgaaaactgttgttataggcaaacttaaccaaaggtaagtacttttcccaactaccttggaattctaggacataacatctcaacatgtcttctggtttgaatcactctctcagattgGCTGTCAGTTTATGGATGGAAAAcggtactaaaattcactctCGTGCCTAAGGCTTCTTGCAACCttttccaaaaccgtgaggtaaacctcgaatctctatccgatatGATCGATAAGGgtattccatgaagtctcacaattttaaaaatatataacttagccaatttatcaagtgagtagtcagtacgtaccaggataaaatgagccgacttcgtcaatTGATCAACTATAACCTACACcacatctttcttgctcggtgtcaaagGTAAGCCCGATACAAATTCCATGGTAATTCAGTCCCATTTCCACTggggaaccatgataggctgtagCAATCCTGAAGGTACATggtgctcagcttttacttgttgactaaTTAAGCATCTCGCAACAAATTCGGAAATATCTCTTCATAGTGTTtcaccaatatattttcttcaagtctttgTTCATTTTCGTACTACCGGGGTGTACTGACAAACGACCATTGTGTGCCTTATTCAAAATCTTATGAATCAACTTGGTATctttaggaacacaaatcctatctcggaacatcaagcaaccatcggaATCAACCCAAAAATCAGATTTAGaacccgactcacactgagttctcttagcTTACAATTTATTATCGTTactctgagcttcaaaaatttcttaaagaaacaTCAGCctagctcttaactctgctacAACCACACCATCATTTTATAAGCAATCCAAgcatccatggctctcaaagcaaacaaggattttctacttaaagcatcgacgaccacatttgcctttcccggatggtagtcgattattaactcataatcttttatcaaatcTAACCATATCCATTGCCTAAGATTTAAATCCtattgagtcatcagatatttcaaacgcttgtgatcagtgaatattcggcaggtctcaccatacaaatggtgtctcaaaatctttaatgcaaatacaatagcagctagttctaaatcatgtgtcaggtaatttttctcatgtagtTTCAGTTGTCTAgatgcataggctatcactttgccttatTTCATaagcacacatcccaaaccattcaaggatgcatcactaaagATCACGAACTCCTTTCCCGGCTCaggttgaactaacactggagcttcagtcaacaatgctttcattttctcaaaactctgttggcacttctctgtccatttgaacttaacatccttttgtaaAAACCTCGTCATTGGAGTGGCAATCATCAAACATCCTTTAACAAACTATATGTAATAGccggccaagcctaaaaagcttctgacctctgtcacattcttcgGCAGTTTCTAGTCAACAATAGCtaaaatcttactcgggtcaactctaatatcGTCTCCCGAAATAATGTGTCTCAAAAACCCAACTTCACGAAgcaaaaattcacttttactgaacttggcatacaacttcttgtccctcaaagtctgcaaaacagttctcaagtgcccggcatgctctgcctcatctcttgaataaatcaaaatatcatcgatgaacaccacaacaaatttatccaaataaggccgaaatattctattcatcaaatccataaacactgcaggagcatttgttaacccaaatggtaTATTGAGGAATTCGTAGTGGCCATACCTCACTCTGaaggcagtcttaggcacatctgatTCTTTAACCCACAGCTGATAGTAATCGGacctcatgtaacaccccatacccgtaacccacgccggagtggaatatgaggcattacctaactcgatctcatgcacacaaatgttccccaagtcaccaagacttggtccaatttataaatgtttcaatttctactttaaacttcttattatgggcctacgagccccaaatcgaccattgaaaactattcgggatcaacccgggtccttaaaccattTATAGAAAATGtgactttgaaacagggcacactcCTGTGTAGAAGGGAAACACGCTGTGTGGCCATTTCACCATGGTAGTGTTGATGGcgcatgtggctcacacggcctaaacaaTACATGGACAAGCCCGTGTCCTCCATCCATGTGGaataaattctaaatgcacacctacatgggttttcacatggcttggcacatgcccgtgtccctggcccgtgtccttcacacagccatgacacgcccgtgttctagctcgtgtgcaaaaacatggacattctgtttctgacgtcagcatccccaaaatgtcacacggccaaggcatacaACCGTGTGCTAGGCCCTATCcatcacacgactgagacacacgactgtgtctctgatcatgtgtttactaccatgtatactgacttaaaatttttacgtgcaggggacacacagctagaCCACATCCCCATAAtgcagatcgtgtgtcacacacggcctagacacacgcccatgtttctacccgtgtggacgatataaggctaggtccaagcctctttgccacccttattaCATAACCTGCATAAGATCACTCTATACCAATACAAGGGCACATCATATGGCCAAAACAAACATAATAGACAACATTTCAATTGTGCAAATTTACTCTTCCATAAAAGTAACATCTTCTACGCAATATCAAAATGGATATTGACCATTATCCAtagctttatacaaaatgaaaggatttaacccaagccacacatttggccagttctcaatgacacaaaagtagtaaagtctaagccctacacatgccatattcaaaaatataaatcaaactataccgaatgcttcgattgatagtgtgttcaatatctctgacttcctttggtccttgagctagataagcggcactataagaaaatgaaaaaggagagggagtaagcataaagcttagtaagttgcatataaataaatatacaacataactttaccattcatcaacaaatatcataatacacaagtggcataagcaaaacttactcatcaatattcaatacacctcatatagcatatattaagcttacatttcatacataccatataggtacctataccactcacaacacggttatactttccttgttaacttgaaatcatactttcaccgttgaaccatttggaacattatcaGATACTCATTTAATCTCAAACATGGGGTtaggtgccaatgccatgtcccagacatagtcttacacaagttctagtatatctgtgctgatgccatgtctcaaacatggtcttacactgacacatctcgtagccgatgcatgtcacagacatgtcttacactggcttaagtctcgaggccaatgcatgtcccatacatgtcttacactagcactcgtctcaatgtcgatgccatgtcccagatatggttttacactagttctcataatgtggtcgatgcatgtctcagccatgtcttacactagctcacaaccAGTGACCTAaacatcatggcatgaatatccgatttatttcctaaggttcaatcaggaattctactatctctattctgatcacattttctcatttccaaaatcaagaaatttatgctataataatttcaatacaattcaaatacatatattattaatgtagttgtactatttacatacaacttacctcggattacaaaatgtggcgactagtcgatttaatcgatttgcttggctttcggatttggtatttcttgatctataattgcaaaatgcacttatttagtcactaaataaaattaagcaatcgaaaattcatatcttttgtaaaatgaacatttttcccttagactttgacaaaatgaccattttacccctaggcccgaaaatcaatttttatcgaatttcttcttATCTTAAGCCTAACCGAaccatttttactcttatagaaactccaaattctcactatatcacatatttatcatctattttataacttatgcaaaatagtccttttaggtgttttcatgctaacacatttcacaaaagttgtttattaaacacccaagactcattttcttccttaaaaactcagcaaacattacaaaccctttcttggaaaaaccctacactcttgatcattttgcaaaatagcaccctcatttgaaagctcatgcttcaaggatctcaaaagtacaaaaatattcaagaaaagccattaaaatcacttacttgtgaatgcttaaagttgttgaaattttgagctcttaaaaccccatttctttgctgaaaattttggtcaaaagaaacgatggagaagaaaatgatagCTGGGCTTTTTGCCATTATAATAATACACATTATGTCATCAAcattacctaatgttgactttaccATACTTTTCATCTCTCATGGCTGGCCAAGCTATCACAATAGGGTCTAAttaccctttaaagacccctaatttttattctctagctattttacacttttagctatcaaaataggacttttgcattttatgcaatttagtccttttttcacaattgggctcacaaacgtcacaattaactcaccaaatttttcatgcactcttagaaacatgctataacatctaaataattataaaataatttattcaactccagatttgtggtcttgagaccactattctgacttggccctaaatcgggctgttacacctcaggtctatctttgaaaatactgtggctccctttaatttatcaaatagatcatcaatccttgacaaaggatacttgttctttattgtcaccttgttgagctgttgataatctatatataatttcatcaaaccatatttctttttcacaaataatacgagagcaccccaaggtgaaaccCTTATCAATCAACTCCTGTAACTgaaccttcaactcttttaattctattagGGCCATCTTATACAGAGCAATTGAAATAGGTGCAGTACCAGGAGTcaaatcaatgccaaactctactttCCTAATAggaggtaaccccggtaattcttccgggaacacatccagatattcacatactaccgatactgactcaatctttaacTCAGACTCTTTAGTGTTCAATATAAAGGCAAGGTAAGCTTCGTACCCCTTTCTTACACATTTTTGCGCAGACATGGAAGAAATCACTGCAGGCATGCCATTTAATTCATCTGGTTCAACCTGAAGAACATTACCATTCTCACATTTCAGATCAATAAACTTTCTTCCACAATTCACCACCATATTATgagtggtcaaccaatccataccaggaattacatcaaattcatcaaacagtaatagcatgagattagccggaaaacaatgacctctaatcattaaaaggcaatttttacacactttatcaactaacacatacttgcctaacgggtttgacaccttTATTACGAACTTAGTAGATTCAACAAACAATTTCATATCAGAAACCAACTTTTGCAAATATACAAATGGGTAGACCCCaagtcaatcaaagcaacaacagcagtttcatagatagaaaatgtacccgtaattacatTAGGAGACGAggcctcttcgcgagcgcgaatggcataGGTCCTCGCAGGTGCCCTGCCCCCAGGTCTCATAGCAGACTCTCTAGGTTCACCCTTACTTCTTGTTCCACTACCCGGATTCCTCTGAGGTCTTCCCTTATTAGCAGTGCTATCTAACCTTGTTCCTTGGAAATTTCCTCTTTCTGTCCTCTTAGGGCAATCCTTAACAAAGTGATCAGGGGAACAGCacttaaaacaagttttatcactCCTTCGACACTCACCGAAGTGGCATCTCCCATATTGGGGACATCCTGATCTATCAGGTCGAGTATTTCCAACACTAGGAATTGAAGTGGTATAAGCTTTCGAAACTGAGTATTGTTTACTCCTATTCTTGCTTGAATACCGAGCAGAGGCATTAGATCAAGTAGTAAACTCTCTTGACTTCTTAGATGAAGATTGAAAAGATTTTCCCAGTTGCCTCTTTCTCGAGTCTCGAGATTTCAGATCATTTTTCCGATTTTCGTTAGCCAATTCTTCAaccttgcatgctctctcaaccAACACAataaactctttcaactcaaggatACTGACCAACAATCAAATGTCTTCATTTAACTCGTCCTCAAATCTTTTTCACATGATGGTTTTagtagatacacattcccaagcgcatttgctaagcctcacaaactcacgctcgtaCTCGGTAACTGTCATTTTACCCAGTTTCAACTCTAGGAACTCTTTCCTCTTTTGATTTAtaaacctttgactgatataATTCTTGCGAAATTCctcttggaaaaactcccaagtcactttctctCTCAACACAACCGATACGAGGGTGTCCCACCATTGTAGGCCGAATCTCTTAGAAGTGATACTACgaacttcatgcactcttccagtGTGCATGACAACTCATAAAAGACTTAGATGGTGTTCTggagccaaaattctgctctttaTGGATCACTATCAATGTTAGCTCGGAACTCTTTAGCTCCTTGCTTTCTAATTCGATCAACTAGAGGCCTTTCCCTTCTCACCATCTCAATAACTTGGGGAGCTATAGGGGTAGCCTGAGGAGTATGAGGGGGTGGGGGAGGTTGAACACTCGGGTTTCTCCGAACAAACTCAGtgtaccaattattcatcatgtgGGGAAAGGCTTCTCTGCCTCCTTTTCCTCTACTAACTATCTCGGGTCTACTATCAGATCGCATTGCTCCTTCATTGGGAGTAGGCCCGTCACTTTTTACATCATCGGCAACTACtcgtttgggatccatttactatataaaacacaatttcaattgtcaagagttgtcacactatcataatctacatatggcatgtatagctagacttccACACTCGCTACAtctcctagaaccaactaaaccgtagctctgataccaataaatgtaacaccccctacccgtattcgatgccggaacagggtacgaagCTTTACCGGACTCAAATATAAGCAATTATATAAAACCGAGATATAAATCTCTATCCAATTTCAAACCTTTTACATACATTCTTATCGTCCATgtaatgggcctacaagcccaaaacatgcattggggGTGGTTCAGGGCTAAACTgtgaattttggaaaaaatttcattaaacagGGTCACACACCCATAAGCCCTTGACACCCCCGTCTCCCCAGGCCAtctaactctctgtttatgacgtcaggaTCCATTcaagatcacacggccaagtcacacgcccgtgtgttaggccctgtggcaaatttaattttcgcatttaaggtgcaaacttcacatggctttggcacacagccatgtccTAAAGTCGTGTCCTCTatacagttgagacacacggccctgtctctgcccgtgtgtttactaccatgcatacagACTTGAACAATttgggtgcaagggacacacggtcggacgACACGCCCATGAGGCTcgcagtgtgtcacacacggcctaggcacacgcccgtgcgtcTACTCGTGTaaacaactttgaggctattttctaagcACTCTTGTCACCCTCAACAACCCATACACACGCTAACGTGGCAATGGTGATTATCATGGCATAAATGAACTACTTAGACATCCAtaactttaactcatgcatgataaaTTTATGTCAAGTATACATAATTGGGACTCCATGACTTGTTAGGTTCATTCAATCCATCTCTTTACCTTTATTCATATCATGACCATGCCAATTAACACCCTTTATCCATCAAGCATAAATTCCACATTTCATCATCCATTATTAACAACCAATTAGGCACACACCACAAGaataataacacatttcatgcatatatcaatatttagggatttcaacccCATAATCAATATGGGGCATATTTattggccatatacaaaatggaataatatacaAAAATGATCCATCACTTTGGCTAACAATTATGACACAaataacaaaatactaagtctcctatacatgccatacttaaatgtatCAAGTCAAATATACCCCAAAAGagtcgttgatagtgtgactcgAACTCCGACGTCCACGATCCCCGAGCTACCTTGGCGAtgctataagaaaaaggaaaagaaagagggGTAAGCATATAGACTAGTAAGTCGTGCacaaataataaacaacttaGGTCATGAAACTCATGGATTACACAGACTATCAATTACCACCACATTATTATATTACACATAATGAACATATTGAGATTTgataataaatgtatttgaacatCATGCTTATCTTACTCTTTCATACAGGTACCAAATTTCCCAACATGAATCGAGTCCAAAACTCATgaggtttacgtacatacctgtaccatgcATTATTACTCATTCTACCCCAAATTTTTAATCATAATCTTTAATGGTCTGTTGAATTACCCAAAATACTAAAGGACTTTTAGAATCAACACACGCCATATaaaatgccaaagccatgtccccgacatggtcttacatgggtctACATACcgatgtcatatcctagatatgatCTTAAATGAAGTCTCATGtcagtgccaatgccatgtcctagacatggtcttatacgggacctcatatcgatgctatgtcccagacatggtcatacatgaaatctcatatcaacgacatatcccagatatggtcttacatgaaatcacatgcCGAACTtgatgtcatatcctagatatggtcttacactggcacacatatcaatgctgatgccatgtcccagacatggtcttacactggctctcatatcaatgccgatgccatgtcccagacatggtcttacactggatcTCATAAATCGTGGTGTCATGATATCCGAATCCTAAGCATTCTTTAAGGTCACCCGGGACTTTCGAGATATAAAGctatcatcaaactttcattaaatcgtcacaagccaatttcattaaggcgtatatacatgtatcatagaatatcaattattaaatgtATAATAATTGAATTCTTGAATTACTTACACCCTACTTACCTCAATGCAAAATATGACAATTTGCGATTTAATCCACAACCTTAGCTTTTCCTCGGTGAACGTCCATCCCTcgtccctcttgatctataatagcacatttagctcatttaatacacgcactattcaattcaatccaaaaatcaagatatggaaaaattataattttgcccctaaatttcacaaaattatgaaattacccctaggctcataaaatgaaaagtacccaTTTTCTCGTTATTCAAGCCTAGCCGCATAATTTTCTCTCTTATActaacccacatttttcatttattcacacatttacacatattatttacaactttcacaattaggtcctttttatcaatttcaccaataaccacctagtaaaagttgtttatcacccatcaaactttcatattcttccattagacatcaaatcacaagcatgtcattcatgggtatatttttgaacatgaaccctagctcaaattaagggtagaaatagctaaatcgagctacgaggattttaaaaatataaagaacattaaaaacggggctggGATGCACTTACTTCTAAGCTtgaagatgaaagaaaccctagctatggcttccttatgatattcggccaaggggaatgaagatgaacacaaattttgactacttttcccttttaattcttttaataatcaATGGACCAAAATTCCCTTCCATTaaaactttgatattttatccctcctatgtccatttttttccataatgacatataattgTCTAACTgccaaataaggacttcaaatttcaaatctcatctcaattaagcccttaaatcaactagaacacatgtttttcacttattgcaatttagttctaatAACTCAATTAGACACCTTACCAGTAAAATTTTTCATCGATATTTTCACATAGGCATGCATATATATCATGGACCTCATAAcatctataaaataattatttttatctcaaatttgtggtctcgaaaccattgctccgactaggccctaattcgagatattacatTAACCAAAACATTATTGTGCCAACATTGGctagttaacctatacatgccattatatctaAAATAAAGTTTTCcattttataccaaaataagctgaaggatagtgtgatttTGATTTGACCCACTTCTAACCTTTTCGAGCTTCCTAGtactataaaataaagaatataaaacaaagtaagcatttactGCTTAATAAGTTCGCATAACTGGAAATTTAACTTGccattcatttttattaaataaacatataaattgtaTCCTAACAATTTTGGCTTAAAGCCTAAAACACACAACTTTACCAAtcatgttagtcaagtaattcacataaataccaagaacatggatgagctcatcatataataactttcatatacatatgctttccatatcatacttccatattacatgtacatttccatgacaaatcattttaagttcaatttagccATGTCAAaactttacccattgaatttatttaaaatattgatggatacactcatgtagtacacttaaagtgtacaaaattgaaaatccgtcaattcatatccaagggtacccattagggcacataatcaggaagcactctctcgagccatataataggatgctcatgtgagccatgtaacaggaagttTATCCGGgctataacaggaaactcataagagtttaaaataggaagctcattgagcttaacaagTAACTTCGAAGAGTTATTATCAGAGAGCTTCggatagccatataacaggaataTATGCgggatcacaaccgatcatataacaaaatgctcacaaagagctgtgatagtctgtaacacatgcaggatcactaccAATGAGGATGCTCATAGGAagcatataacaggatgctcaacagggcttataacaggatgctcataagagctatggcATGTCCACAACATTGCAAGTCCACAaccaacatgtaacaccccggacccgagaccgttgccggagtcgaacacaaggtgtaaacgggtttaatttattacttaaacagctcatgcaattcattttaaaattttctagacaagttggctaactgcatcacagtttctttaaaaatcatatctcgagttctgaaactcgaaatccaattccgtaaatttttcctgaaactagactcatatatctatctactaaaatttttccagaatttttggtcggtccaattagtacagtttattagttaaagtctcccctgtttcagggtttgactactctgacctctgtgtattacgaatcagatatctccctgtacagagattcaatgactattccgtttgtctctaataaaactagactcaataaggaatctgtagatataaagcatgacttctaattatctttgtaaaatttatggtgaatttccaaagtcagaacaggggatccagaaatcattctggccctgtttcacaaaattttaaatatctcatacaatatagctcatatatctgttttacttcttccatatgaaaatagactcatcaagattcgattccataatttattcattatttaattacatttctactatttttagtgatttttcaaattcacaccactactgctgtctaaatctattttatggtttccatggattagctagtaatttgacatacataacaccaaatatgatcagccatggcatacggcataataatcaaatagacttagactaCTACTCCATCAAAACCGAATTATCAAGGCCAAATCTACTGaaccttataactaagcacccataaggctaaattcaaacttagcatttaagccatattcgcatggctaaaagtttacatattggggttcaaacaaaacataatagcctatacatgccgaaatgttctcttaggccaactaagaagagggtaccaaaaagttgcaagccgGTGTgttgacttcgacgatggtcccaaGTACGCAAAATGGTCAGAGATATCTAAAtaagaaacaaacaaacacaccaaatgagtattcaactCAGTATTCCATAAGCAAAATAATACAGGTTATttataagaaatt encodes:
- the LOC107952265 gene encoding uncharacterized protein; translation: MVGHPRIGCVERESDLGVFPRGISQELYQSKVYKSKEERVPRVETGILELKEFIVLVERACKVEELANENRKNDLKSRDSRKSKNRSKQYSVSKAYTTSIPSVGNTRPDRSGCPQYGRCHFGECRRSDKTCFKCCSPDHFVKDCPKRTERGNFQGTRLDSTANKGRPQRNPGSGTRSKGEPRESAMRPGGRAPARTYAIRAREEASSPNVEPDELNGMPAVISSMSAQKCNYRGYLLLGK